A window of Desulfovibrio sp. UIB00 genomic DNA:
CAGGCTGGCTGAAAGCAGGCGCCGCCTGGGGGGCAACCTGAGGAGCTGCCTGAGGAGCCGCCTGCACAGAGGGGGCAGAACTACCGCCGCTGGTCATGGGGTCACCGAGGTTCAGGTTCAGCGCCATGCTGCGCTCCACCTGACGCAGAGCTTCATCGTGCGCTCTCACACGGCCCACCAGGGCTTTGGCGCCGCCTGCGTTCTGCAGATCATCAAGCTGGCCCTTGAGTGTGTTGACTTCCTGCCGCAGCGTTTGAATCTGGCTCCAGGCATCAGCCTGAGCAGGCTGCAACTGACGCAACTGAACGTCTTGCTGCTGCACCTGCTGTTCCAGTGAGATGCTGCCATTGCCGCTGCTGGTGCTGCCGCCCATGCAGCCGCTCAAAGGCAGCGCCGCGCAAGCCAGAGTCAGGATGTACATAGTACGGAGTGTGCGCATAGTACCCTCTTTCAATTTTGCACTTTTCCCAGAACTTTTTTTCGTCCGGTGAAAATATAGATGATTCCCCCCACACATGGCAGAAAAACTACCAGCACAAGCCACAGGGCGCGCTGTTGCGGGGTTTCAAACTCATGTCCCCATATGTGCAGAATGCTCCACAATGTCGGGATCATGGGGAACATTACCACAAGCACATGCCACCAATGAAAAATCATGCGGTTCCTCCCTTGCCGGGGGTTGGTTTGCCGCCTTTGTCGCTGGCGACAGCCTGGGGCTTGCGCCAGAGAATCAGGCAGGCCAGCACCGCGCCCACAAATATGGCCGAGTCGGCTATATTGAAGGCTGGCCAGTGCCAGTCGCCCCAATAGACATCCAGAAAGTCCACCACGGCGCGAAAGCGCACACGGTCAACCAGATTGCCAAGCGCGCCCCCCATCACAAGCCCAAGGGCCGCGAACAGCCAGGGATCTTCATCCGAGCTGCGCACCAGCATGACAATGGCCCAAACGGCCACAACCGTGGCAGCGAGAAAAAGCCAGAACTGCCACTCAATGTCGGACCGGTTCAAAAAACCAAAGGCCGCGCCGCGATTGCGGATGTTGACCAGATCAAACAGCCCGGCAATGACCGTGATGGGTCTGTGCTCGGGTATGAACTGCATGACAGCCCACTTGCTCGCCTGATCGAGAACAAGGGCGACAATGGCCGCAATGCCGAGTATGCGATAACGCCTTGGCATTCCTGTTACGCTTCCATGGCCTTGATAACGGCGGTGCAGCGGGGGCAGAGCGTGGGATGCTCCGCATCGGTGCCAAGTTCCGTGCTGTAAATCCAGCAACGTTCGCACTTTTCGCCGTGAGCCTTTTCCACGCCAATGGCAAGCCCGGCGATTTCTTCATCGCAGTACGCGCCTTGCGGTGCGCTTTCAAGGGGTTGCAGGGCGATTTGCGAAACAATGCAGAAGGCGCGCAGGTCTGTGTTCAGGCCTTCAAGGCGCTGACGCAGTTCGTCTGCCACAAAGAGAGTCACGCGGGTGTCGAGCGAGTGGCCGATAACACCGTCGCGCCGCATGGGTTCAATGGCCTTTGTCACGGCCCCGCGCACGGCGGTGAGCACGTTCCAGTCGTCGCGCGTGCCTTCGTCAAGCAGAAGGGGGGCAGAATCAATGGGCTGCAGGGCAAATACCGTGGGTTCCGCACCGCGCAGGCCTTCGGGCAGATGCGCAAAGATTTCTTCCGCAGTGAAGGAAAGCACCGGGGCCATGTCGCGCAGCAACAGACCAAGAATGTGCCACAGGGCGGTCTGGGCCGAGCGTCGTTCCGCGCTGGCGGGGCCGGAAGCGTAGAGGCGGTCTTTCAGCACGTCCAGATACATGGACGAAAGGTCGGTCACGCAGTAGTTGTGAAGGGTGTGGTAGACCTTGTGGAAGTCAAAATCCATATAGGCCTGCTGCACACGGTCGTGAACCCGGGCCGCAGCGTCAATGGCAAAGCGGTCAAGAGGCATCAACTCGTTCAGCGGCAGCAGGTCATCCTTGCCGAGGCCTTCAAGGTTGCCAAGGATGAAGCGGCAGGTGTTGCGGATGCGGCGGTAGGCATCCACAAGGCGGCCAAGAATTTCGTCGGAAATGCGGATGTCCTCACGGTATTCCACTGAAGAAACCCACAGGCGCACGATTTCTGCACCGAACTTTTCAATGAGTTCTTGCGGTGCAATGACGTTGCCGATGGACTTGGACATCTTGCGTCCTTCGCCGTCCACCACATAGCCATGTGTGAGCACAGCCTTGTAGGGCGCGCGCTGGCGCGTGCCTTCGCTTACCAGCAGGGAGCTGTGGAACCAGCCCCGGTGCTGATCCGAACCTTCCAGATACAGGTCGGCGGGGTAGGCAAGCTCGGGCCGCTGTTCCAGCACAGCGGCAAAGCTGGTGCCGGAGTCAAACCACACATCAAGGATGTCTGTTTCGCGCTTCCAGTGGTTGCCGCCGCAGTGCGGGCAGGCAAGGCCTTCCGGCACGATTTCCGAAAGCTCTGCTTCGTACCAGTAGTCGCAACCGGTGGGGTGCTTGGCAAAGCGGTCGCAGATGTCGCGCATCCAGTTGGGGTCGTTCCAGGCTTCGCCGCAGTCTTCGCAGAGCAGAGCCATGATGGGCACGCCCCACTGGCGCTGGCGCGAGATGCACCAGTCAGGCCGGAATTCGATCATGTTGTGGATGCGTTCGCGGCCCCAGGCGGGGATCCAGCGCACCTGCTCGTCAATGGCCTTGAGCGCGCGGCCGCGAAGGTCGTTCTTTTCCATGCTGATGAACCACTGGGTGGTAGCGCGGAAAATAACCGGCTGCTTGCAGCGCCAGCAGTGCGGATAGGAGTGCTTGATCTTGGCCTGACGCAGCAATGCGCCGACTTCTTCAAGCTTTTCAATGACCTTGGGGTTGGCTTCAAAAACATTCAACCCGGCAAAAAACTGCACCGTGGGCAAAAAGCGCCCGGCGTCGTCCATGGGCGAATAGATTTCGAGGCCGTATTTGAGACCCACTTCGTAGTCTTCGCGGCCATGGCCGGGGGCGGTGTGAACGCAGCCCGTGCCAGCTTCAAGGGTGACGTGCTGGCCCAGGATGATGGGCGACACGCGGTCATAGAAGGGGTGGCGGGCCTTGAGGCCTTCAAGCTGTTCGCCGCTGGCGCGGCCAAGGATTTTGGGTTCGCTCCAGCCGAACTGCTCCGCGCAGGAGGCGAGCAGCTCTTCGGCCAGCACGTATTGCGCGCCGTCCACTTCCACCAGAACATAGGTGAACTCGGGGTGCAGGCACACGGCCATGTTGTCCGGCAGAGTCCAGGGGGTGGTGGTCCAGATGACCACATAAGCATGGGCGGGATCCGCAGCGGAGAAAACCTTTTTCAGGCCATCGTCCTGCAAGGGGAAGCGCACAAAGATGGAAGGGGACGTGTGGTCGTAGTACTCCACCTCTGCCTCTGCGAGGGCCGTATGGCACGAGCAGCACCAGTAGATGGGCTTTTTGGAGCGCATGACGCCGCCCGTTTCCACAAAGTTGGCAAGCTCGCGAGCGGTAGCGGCCTCATAGGCGGGGCGCATGCTCATGTAGGGATCTTCCCAGTTGCCAAGCACGCCGAGCCGGCGAAATTCCTTGCGCTGCACGTCAATCCACTTGGAGGCGTAGTCGCGGCAGAGCTTGCGCACCACATGGGCGGGCAGGGTCTTTTTCTTTTCTTTCAGTTCCTGCTCAACCTTGTGCTCAATGGGTAGGCCGTGACAGTCCCAGCCCGGCACATAACGCGAGGCAAAACCCGCCATGTTGCGCGATTTAACAATAATGTCCTTGAGAATCTTGTTCAGGGCCGTGCCCATGTGGATGTGGCCGTTGGCATAGGGAGGGCCATCGTGCAGCATGTAGGTTCCCTTGCTGCCGGAAGCTTCAACCATTGCTTCGTAGCTGTTAATGGCATCCCATTTCTTCAGGGTTTCCGGCTCACGCTGGGCCAGGTTGGCTTTCATGGGAAAGGCGGTCTGAGGCAAGTTCAATGTTTTCTTATAATCGCTCATGCTGGCTCCCGGCACAGTTCAACTCAAGGACTTGGCAATGTAGTACGGTGAAAAAATCGCTCTACTGTGGGCAAAGAGCGGGGCAAAGTCAAGAAGAGCAGGGCACTGCGTGCCTGCTGGCGTGGCCTGTATGTGCGCAGGCTGAGCATGAAAATGTTTGGCAGATCGCACTGATGCTGTGTAGCTGCATGGCAACCCGCCTTGCAAAATGCGCCTCTTCATGAGCGAAAAAGCTGGCTCATACTCGTGGAGCACCAACAAAAAGGGCGTTTCAGACGCGTTGCGCGCAATAGTGAAACGCCCGGGATTTCCTGTTCCTCAGCAATGACCGCACAGTTACGCGGGCTAGGCCGTCAGAAGTTTGCCGGAGCGCCATCCATGGCCTGGGCCAGTTCGCGAAGGGCCGACAGGCTGTCTTCAGCTTCTTGCGGCGTCATGGTGTGCAGGGCAAAACCGGCGTGTACGATCACATAATCGCCGACCTTGGGTTCTTCGGGCAGCAGCATGATAGAGGCGGTGAGAAAGGTGGAGCTTTCGCCCACGCGCACGCGGGCCATGCCCTCTCCCTGGAGTTCTTCAATTCTGGCTGGTATGGCAAGACACATATTGGGTACCTCTCGAAAGGCAGATAATCACTGAATGCCCGGCTGCAAGGCCGCGACTGTTCCGCAGATTTTCAGCTTATCAGCGCGGCAAGCTTCACGCAAGGTGCCTGGGCGAAGTGGCGGCAGGGTACGCAACGGAAAGTGTTGTTCACAGTGCAGCATCTATGGCTGCCTGCCCGTTGCGCAGCCCCTGCCTCTGCCGTAGGTATTGCGTGCCCTTATGCCCGTGATGCACGCAACTGTTCCCTTCATGCACCAAGTTCTCTGTACATGGCCTCGGCATTCTGTATGGCGCGGTATGCCCCCTGATTCAGGGGGTAGTCCCACGAGCCGCTCCGTAGCTCGATATGGCCGCCAAAGCCGACCTTGAACTGGTGCAGTCCGTTGAAAGGGTGGGTGGCGTCAGGCGTGGGCGAGACCGCGCCCATTTCGTAACTGCGGCAGCCAAGCTGCCGCGCAATGCGCATGCCTGCCCAGTGCATGAGGCTGGACGCCATATAGTTGCGCTTGATATTGCCCGAGGCCCCGTACAGAAAGTTGGCGTGTTGCCCTGAAATGCCGATGATAGCGCCGGAAAGGATATCACCCCCATGCCGGGCCAGCAAAAATACAATATCTGCTTCATCCTTTGCGCCGAAATTGCATCGGAACATGGCCGAGAACTGTTTGCTGCTGCATGGGGCAAAGCCGTTTCTTCTGGCGGTCTGTTCGTACAGGCCATAAAAATCAGCAAGGTTGCTGCTATCTGCTTTCTCAACAGTCACGCCCTTGCGCCGGGCCAGACCGATGTTGTAGCGGGTTTTGGGCTTCATTCTGCCAAGGATGTCGTCTTCGCTGCCGTCAAGATCCACTACCAGCGAACTGGCCACAGTCATGTCTGCGGAAGCCTTTTTGAAGTTCCAGAATCTGGTGCCCATGTTCATACGCATTTCGCGTATGCGCGCTTCAGGAAAGGCGCACCATCCCCGCTCCTGCATTTCGTCCGCATACAGGGATTTCCACGGCAGGTCGTAGCGGATAAAGGCCACATCCGGTTCAAGCCGGTCTGCCAGGGCAACGGAGAGGTCTTCCAGATATTGCCCGTATGAATCCTCAGAAGGCGCATACTCCGGCCCCTGTGGCACAAGAGCCATCTTGTGGCCGCAATGGTCTTTTATGAGCACTAGCACATCGCCCCAGGTTTTTGTTGAATGAATGTCAAAAGCCAGGGGGGCCATGCCCATATGCGATTTGACCTGTGCCCAGTAGGGAGTCTGAAACAGTATGTCTGTCGGATTCAGTTCGTTAGTCGCCTTGGCGATCACATCCACCATGATACCTCCTCGCATAGGTGGGGAATAAGGTTGTTCCGTTCCCGCTGGAATCGGCAACGGCTGTTGGAAGGAGCTTACAGGTCATAGTGCCCGGCGCGTTCCGGCTGGTCTTCCACTTCCTGTACCACAAGGTGCAGGGTCCCGCCGTTGGGGTTGGGCCAGCGGATGTCATCGCCTTCGGAAAGCCCCAGCAGCGCACTGCCCACAGGGGCCAGAATGGAAATGGAGTCTTCGCTGGCGTCTGATTTGCCGGGGTATACCAGCTTCAGGCGGCGCTCGGTACCGGAAGGCAGCATGGCAAAACGCACGGTGGAGTTCATGGTCACCACTGAGGGCGGCACTTCTTCGGGGGCCACAACGTTTGCGCGGTAGAGCTCTTCTTCCAGATCCTTGCGGCCGGGGAAGCCATCAGCGGGCAAGGTCTCCAACAGGGTTTCCAGCCTCGCTGCATCCTTGCTCGTAACGGTAATATTAGGATATTCTTTCATGTTTTCCTCCAGTGTGTTGCGCAAGGCAGCGCACGTTGCATAAAAAAAGAGGGCGTAACCGGTACGCCCTCTTTTTCGTGAATTGTAGTTATGCGGGCGTTATCAGGTTGCAAAAAAGCCGCGAAGCTTTGCCACTTCGCTAGAAATATTTTTTGCAAAAAAAACGCAGAAACGCATTGTATTGTCCTGTTCTAAAAAACGTATGGATGCAGAAAAAAGGGTGGTTTTCCTTTATACGGAAAGCTTACCGCCAAGATATCCAAATTTGTATCAGCTTAGTCTAGCAGTTGGTTTACGTATGCGCAAGCACAAAAGCAAAACTTCGTTTCAGGTGTGAAAATATCAATTAATAGAGAGTGTATGGATTTTTCAGGCAGAAATTGCCGCAACCAGCAGAGCAAAAAACAAGGGCGGAGCCTTGCGGTTCCGCCCTTGTGATTCCGTGCCCCGAGCAGGCTAGTGCTTGGAGTTGTTGTTACGTTCTTTCTTTTCGGGGAACAGGACGAAGTTCCAGTACAGCACGTAAAGGGGCAGTACCACGAACATCATCACATAAGCCCAGCTCTTCGTGAAGAGAAAATACTGATAGAAAGTATTGAATTCCATGGGATTCTCCTCCTACGCGCGGCTTAGTGCTCGCCCTTGAAGTCTGGGTGTTCGTACAGCACCGGCATGTTGTAAACGATGAAGCGGTAGACCGTGACGATCATGGTCACCACAAACATGGAGATGCAGATTTCCCAGATGCTGGGGAAGTAGCGTTCCGCCGACGGCAAGTTGTAGTTGAAGGCGATCATGGAAACGTTGAAGCGGTTCAGCACGATGCCCAGCACCGTGTTGGTCGCGCCAATGCGGCACAGGGTCAGATTGCGGTCACGCGCGCCCTTGGCGTAGATCAGGGCGGGCATCAGCACAAAGCCCAGCATTTCCACCAGCCACCAGGCCCCGTAACCCGTGAAGAGGTAGGGGAAGTTGGCCTGCACAAGCATGTCGATAAGCTTGAGCATGAAGTAGGCGAAGAGAATGAACGAAGCCGCGCGGGCAAAGCTGAAGGTCACGTCGTCAGCTTCACGCAGGTGGGTTTTGTCCATGTAGTGGTGCACGCCGCGGTGGGCCAGCATGCCTTCAAAGATAACCATGGACGCGCCAGCGGCCATGGAGCTCACAAAGAAGAACATGGGCATGAAGGGCGAGTACCACAGGGGGAAGACCTTGCCGGGGGAGATCAGGTAGAGCGAACCCAGCGAGGACTGGTGCAGGGTGGACAGGGTCACACCGAAGATGGTCAACGGAATGGTGCACTTGACCACGATTTTGCGAACCTTGATGAGCCAGGGGTAGCGGCAGGACATCCATTCCAGCGGGGCCACCGAGAATTCGATGAGCAGCACGGAAACGTAGGTCGCCACGCACAGGCCCACTTCAAACAGAACGGACGTGGTGCCGGGGAAGAAGAACATGAAGGGCAGACGCAGCGGATGGCCCAGATCGTACAGCAGGGCGATAACCACGAAGGCGTAGCCCAAAAAGGCTGTGGTGATGGCCGGACGCACCGCCGAGTGGAAGTGCTTCATGCCCATGATGTAGCAGGCGACAGTGGTAAAATAGCCGCCCGCTGCAAGACACACGCCGCACAGAAGGTCAAAGCCGATCCACATGCCCCATGGCTGCACATCGCTGAGGTTGGTGACGGAGCCGATACCCACGGTAAAGCGGATAACGGTGATAACAAAGCCCACGGCCAGAATGATGGCAGAAATGATGTTGCCGGGGGTGGGCGTCAGGAATTCGCTGATATTGAACAGCTTGTCCCTGGTGGGAATAACTATGCTGTGGTGTGCCATTTACTTATCCTCCCCGTGCTCCTTGCAGCACTCCGCTTCCCGAGCCTTCAAGGCGTCGGTCATTGCGCGGCGGGCTGTGTCGGCAGCGCCCGGACCCTGGGTTTCCTCAATCTTGCGCACTGCTGCGTCAACGGCTGCGGCCAGATCGTCCTTGGTCTCCTTGACGTGTGCGTCCTTCTCCGCCTTGAAGATGGCTTCGCGGCGTTTGGTCATGGCGTACGCACCGCCAAACAGCACAGGCCAGAAGGCCACGATCATGGGCACGGTACCCAGAGCGCCGTAGGTCAACTCGCCCATGGGCTGCGTGCCCAGGTGCTTGTCGAGCCCAAGTTGCTTGAGTTCGCTGGTGTCGGCGTGGGCATCATGGGCCTTGGCGTCCTTGGCGGCGGCAGGAGCAGCCACGGCAGGAGAAAGCACCATCCACGCGGTACCGCCGGCATCGTGTTCGCCGTAAACGTAGTTCACGTACTTGCCGGGATTTTCAGTGATGCGCGAGCGGGCAATCCTGATCAGGTCGCTGCGGCGGCCAAAGGTCAGGGCGTCCATGGGGCAGGCTTCCACGCAACCGGGCAGCTTGCCTTCCTTGAGGCGGGGTTCGCAGAAGGTGCACTTCTGCACCAGGGGATCGAACGCCTCATCATACTGGAAGCCCGGCACATAGAAAGGACAGGCAACCATGCAGTACCGGCAGCCCACGCACTGCGAACCTTCGTAGGTCACGCTGCCGTCGGGCTGCTTCTGGAAGCATTTGGCAAAACAGGCAGAGGCGCAGGCCGGGTCGTTGCAGTGGAAGCACTGCAACTTGCGGAACACGTCCTTGCCGTTGACGTTGTACTTGTTAACCACTGTCCACTCATAGGCCGAAGTGCGGCGCTTGGTGGCAGTCACCGAAAGGTCGGTGAAGGGTTTTTTGGGCTTGGGCAGGTGGTTCACCGCGTTGCAGGCTTCTTCGCAACGGCGGCAGCCGATGCAGCGCGTGGTGTCATGCAGCACGCCGTAGCTGTCTGCATAGTAGGGGAAGGTGTGTACCCCGGCATTGGCCACCTTGGCAGTGCCCAATGCCGAAATCACGCCCGCGCTTCCCATGATGGCCAGGAATTTTCTGCGATTCATATGCGTTTCTCCGTGCAGTTAGGCGCCCTACGGGCGGGCCTTATGACAAGTGGTGCAGTCGGTGTTCTTAGGACGACCCACGTTCATACCCTGGTGGCAACCCATGCACTGGAGGTGATAGGCAGCCTTGAGGCTGGGACGGTTGGGATTGGCGGGGTCGATTTCCTTGGTGTGACAACTGCCGCACTTGGGAGGCGTAGCCGAAAGCGGGCTTCTGTGGTGGCACGTGGCGCACAGAGTCTCGGGCTTGTTGTGGAAAGCTTCGGCCAGCTTGTCGCCCTTGATGCGTTCCATAAGGGAGGCCACATGGCGGCGGTGCGTGAAGTTGCTGGGCTCGTACTTGTCGGCCAGCGCATCAATGCTCACCTTGTAGGGGCCCTGCATGGCGGTAAGGGGCTGCACGGTCTTGTGATTCAGCACTGTTTCAGCGGCCAGGGCTTCGTTCTGGTCCGGGGGCAGCTTGCCCTTGATGCCCTGCTGCATCTGCTCCGGCGTCATGGAAGACGTAACATTGTGGCAGGTGGCGCACCATGCCTGGTCGCGCTTGGGCGTCACGATGGCGTGGCAGCCCGCGCATTCGCGCCGTTCTTTGGTTTGCTGTTCATGACAGCTCACGCAGCTCACAGGGGTGTTGCCCTTGGCGCGTTTGGCGATATTGGTGGCATGCATGGCGCGGTCAAGCGTCACGAAATTGCCTTCCGCCTTGCCTTCCGTAGTGTGGCAGGTGCTACAGGCCACAGGATCGCCGGTGTGGTGGCATGTTTCGCAGTTGGCAATCTTTTTCTCGTGAGCGAGGTGATTGAAAACCGCAGGTTTCATGGCCGCGCCCTTGGGATTGGGCTTGGCGCTTACCGGAAACATGACAATGGCCGACGGCGCGCCGCTGTCTGTCGGCTCCAAAGCTGCGGCCGTGGCCGATCCAGCTCCGAGCGCCGTCAGACACGCCGCGCCCGCCAGGGCCAGAGCCGCCAGCAAAAGCAGTGATGTGCCGTTCCTCATGTGCTTGTCCTTTTGCAATCAGACATTACCCCAACGCCCGCCGCATACATTGCAGCGGGTTCCTCCGTACCCCCGATCCCTACGGGGGTGAACACGCAGATATTGCAACGGTATCCCAGCCTGCAAGACACGTCAAGGAGGGGCCGTTGTTGTAATTGCTTCTTATGCCTTGGGAACAGGGAGCTTGGGATATTTTTCGCTAAAAAGAGCGCTTTACTGATTGTTCACGCAACCTACGGGAAACACAGATTCTTTGCGAAAAAACATTCGTATCGTGTGATGTGGGTCGAGCAAGGGCGTTCAGCAGAGCACGGAAGAGGCGAACATCTGTGCGCCCGCGAATACTTCAAGATGTTTCTGCGCGATGTTCAGCGCATCAGAGACGTGTCCGGCCCCGGAAAAGCCATAAATAACTGTGAGCAGACGCCGGGGCGAAGATGTGTCCGGCCCGTCCTCGGCAATCATGGCCCGGCGGGAATCGCTGCAAGGGCAGCCGAACGCGCCCTGATCATCTGCCAGAAGAGGCATGCGGTAGAGGTCGAGCTCGTCCTTGCCAATGCCCGCATAGGCTTCGCCTTCTCGCCCCGCGCGCAACACAATATTGCCGCTCAGGCGGGCAAGATCGTAGGTGCCAAGCGAAAAGCCCGTTTCAAGCGAAACCAGATTGTTGGCATCCACTGCGGAGTTTATGCGGTACAGATCCTTGCCCTGCCGCACGCGGCGGTAGAGGGCCTCGGAAGAAATACGTACCCGGCCCGGATCGCGCCCAAAAGCCTTGAAGGCCTGACGCGAGGGGCCTATCTGCGGCATGTCGGCAAGTTCCGTGTTTTCAAGACGTTGGCGCAAACCGGGCAAAATATTCCGGTTGAAGAATTGCCACAACTGCGGTTCCTCGGTTCGAACAGGAGCAGACCAGAAAACACAGCCGAGGGCGGTATCCGGCCAGATCGAACGTAATTCCGGGGCAATGGAAATTTCGGGCATGAGCATGGCGGCGGGTACTCCCTTTGTAATGGTCTGAAACCGCGATACATTCCAGCAGCTACAATTCTTAGCTGCTGCGCGCCTTCTGCCAGAAGCGGCAGGCGGCCTCCACGACTGCGGCGGGATCGTCCGGGGGCAGCCATTGGGCCTCGGGCCGTGCGCGAAACCACGTAAGCTGGCGCTTGGCGTAGGCCCTCGTGTTGCGCAGCCAGAGGGAGCGGCAGTCCTCAAGAGAAAGGCGGCCCTGCAAGTGCGCCAGCGCTTCGGCGCAGCCAATGCCCGACCAGCCCGGCGCGGCAGGGTCGGCGCAATGGCTCATGGCCGCGCGGGCCTCGTCCAGCGCGCCGCCCGCGAGCATGAGGTCAAGGCGGCGGGCCAGTCGTGGCTCAAGCCATACCAGGGACGCGTCCAGCGTCAGCAGGGGGCCGACGCAGAGCGGCGTACTCATGGAATTACTGTGCCACCACGTAAAGGGACGCCCCGTGCTTTGGCAGACCTCCAGCGCGCGGACGATGCGCTGCCGGTCGTTGGGGTGGATTTTGGCGGCATAGGCGGGGTCGGCTTGCGCCAGTTCGGCATGCAGGGCGGGCGCGCCCTGGGCGTCCACGCGGGCGGTGATCGCAGCGGTGAGTTGCGGGTCAACGGGCGGAATTTCCGCCATGCCCCGCAGCAAAGCCTGAAAGTATAAGCCCGTGCCGCCCACCAGCAGAGGCGTTTTGCCACGTGCAAGGATGTCGCGCACCTTGTCCACGGCGGCTTCTGCCCATCGGCCAGCGCTGATCTTGTTCTCAGTGGGCAAGAAACCATACAGGTGGTGCGGGCACGAGGCGCGTTCTTCTGGCGAGGGTTGGGCCGTAATCAAGGGAAAATCGGCATAGACCTGACGCGAATCAGCGTTGACTACCTCGCCGTCAAGGGCAGCAGCCAGGGCAAGCGCCGCTGCCGTTTTGCCCGAGCCGGTAGGCCCGGCCAGGCAGATAACCGGCAGCGGCGCAGAAGTCGTTTCAGGCATGATCACTTGACGCGGAAGCCGCCAAAAGGCGGTGCAAGGCAGGGCGTACCCTGACGCACTTCACCCTTGTGGTACTTATCCATCAGGGCCGTGCGCACGTTTTCAGGCACGAGGCCCTTGATGTCCGCGCCATGGCTGGCCGCAGCCTTGACTATGGTTGAGCTGATGAACAGCCACTGGTAGTCGGTCATCAAAAAGACCGTCTGGATGTGGCGTTGCAGGCGGCGGTTCATGAGCGCCAACTGGAATTCGTACTCAAAGTCCGAGGCCGCGCGCAGCCCACGCAGCAGGGCGCAGGCCCCGCGTTGGGCCGCGTATTCCACAGTGAGGCCGGAGAAAGGCTCCACCACGGCGCGCGGTTCATCCTTGAGCGCCTCCCGGGCCATTTCCACCCGCTCTTCATGGCTGAACAGGGGGAATTTGGGCGTATTGTCCGCCACGGCCACAACAATTTGGTCAAAGACTTCGCAGCCGCGCCGGATAAGGCTCAGGTGCCCGTTGGTCAGCGGATCGAAAGTGCCGGGGTAGAGTGCTATTCTCATGGCAGTGTCCAGATGCATATGCGTGTCTGACCGAAGAGGCGTTCGGCCTCAAGAGTCCATTCTGCGGGCAGGTTTACCCGTGCGTCTTTTTCAATTTCAGCCGTTACAAAAGCCCCCGGTGCAAGCCAGCGGCGAGTAGCCAGCAGCTTGAGGGCCGGGTTGGCAAGATTTTTGCGGTAGGGCGGATCCATAAAAATAAGCGAATACGGTTCCGCAGGGGGAGTTTTGAGCACACGTAGCACATCATCGCTCACAATGCGGGCCTCATTTTCCACCCCCAGGGCGGCGATGTTGTCCTTGAGGCAGCGCACGGCCTGGGGGGCCATTTCCACCATCAGGGCGTGTTCTGCGCCCCGGCTGATGGCTTCAAAGGTCAGGCTGCCGCTGCCCGCAAAGAGG
This region includes:
- a CDS encoding PLDc N-terminal domain-containing protein is translated as MIFHWWHVLVVMFPMIPTLWSILHIWGHEFETPQQRALWLVLVVFLPCVGGIIYIFTGRKKVLGKVQN
- the lspA gene encoding signal peptidase II — encoded protein: MPRRYRILGIAAIVALVLDQASKWAVMQFIPEHRPITVIAGLFDLVNIRNRGAAFGFLNRSDIEWQFWLFLAATVVAVWAIVMLVRSSDEDPWLFAALGLVMGGALGNLVDRVRFRAVVDFLDVYWGDWHWPAFNIADSAIFVGAVLACLILWRKPQAVASDKGGKPTPGKGGTA
- the ileS gene encoding isoleucine--tRNA ligase; translated protein: MSDYKKTLNLPQTAFPMKANLAQREPETLKKWDAINSYEAMVEASGSKGTYMLHDGPPYANGHIHMGTALNKILKDIIVKSRNMAGFASRYVPGWDCHGLPIEHKVEQELKEKKKTLPAHVVRKLCRDYASKWIDVQRKEFRRLGVLGNWEDPYMSMRPAYEAATARELANFVETGGVMRSKKPIYWCCSCHTALAEAEVEYYDHTSPSIFVRFPLQDDGLKKVFSAADPAHAYVVIWTTTPWTLPDNMAVCLHPEFTYVLVEVDGAQYVLAEELLASCAEQFGWSEPKILGRASGEQLEGLKARHPFYDRVSPIILGQHVTLEAGTGCVHTAPGHGREDYEVGLKYGLEIYSPMDDAGRFLPTVQFFAGLNVFEANPKVIEKLEEVGALLRQAKIKHSYPHCWRCKQPVIFRATTQWFISMEKNDLRGRALKAIDEQVRWIPAWGRERIHNMIEFRPDWCISRQRQWGVPIMALLCEDCGEAWNDPNWMRDICDRFAKHPTGCDYWYEAELSEIVPEGLACPHCGGNHWKRETDILDVWFDSGTSFAAVLEQRPELAYPADLYLEGSDQHRGWFHSSLLVSEGTRQRAPYKAVLTHGYVVDGEGRKMSKSIGNVIAPQELIEKFGAEIVRLWVSSVEYREDIRISDEILGRLVDAYRRIRNTCRFILGNLEGLGKDDLLPLNELMPLDRFAIDAAARVHDRVQQAYMDFDFHKVYHTLHNYCVTDLSSMYLDVLKDRLYASGPASAERRSAQTALWHILGLLLRDMAPVLSFTAEEIFAHLPEGLRGAEPTVFALQPIDSAPLLLDEGTRDDWNVLTAVRGAVTKAIEPMRRDGVIGHSLDTRVTLFVADELRQRLEGLNTDLRAFCIVSQIALQPLESAPQGAYCDEEIAGLAIGVEKAHGEKCERCWIYSTELGTDAEHPTLCPRCTAVIKAMEA
- a CDS encoding HypC/HybG/HupF family hydrogenase formation chaperone, with amino-acid sequence MCLAIPARIEELQGEGMARVRVGESSTFLTASIMLLPEEPKVGDYVIVHAGFALHTMTPQEAEDSLSALRELAQAMDGAPANF
- a CDS encoding peptidoglycan bridge formation glycyltransferase FemA/FemB family protein — encoded protein: MVDVIAKATNELNPTDILFQTPYWAQVKSHMGMAPLAFDIHSTKTWGDVLVLIKDHCGHKMALVPQGPEYAPSEDSYGQYLEDLSVALADRLEPDVAFIRYDLPWKSLYADEMQERGWCAFPEARIREMRMNMGTRFWNFKKASADMTVASSLVVDLDGSEDDILGRMKPKTRYNIGLARRKGVTVEKADSSNLADFYGLYEQTARRNGFAPCSSKQFSAMFRCNFGAKDEADIVFLLARHGGDILSGAIIGISGQHANFLYGASGNIKRNYMASSLMHWAGMRIARQLGCRSYEMGAVSPTPDATHPFNGLHQFKVGFGGHIELRSGSWDYPLNQGAYRAIQNAEAMYRELGA
- the rnk gene encoding nucleoside diphosphate kinase regulator, with the protein product MKEYPNITVTSKDAARLETLLETLPADGFPGRKDLEEELYRANVVAPEEVPPSVVTMNSTVRFAMLPSGTERRLKLVYPGKSDASEDSISILAPVGSALLGLSEGDDIRWPNPNGGTLHLVVQEVEDQPERAGHYDL
- the hmcC gene encoding sulfate respiration complex protein HmcC, producing the protein MAHHSIVIPTRDKLFNISEFLTPTPGNIISAIILAVGFVITVIRFTVGIGSVTNLSDVQPWGMWIGFDLLCGVCLAAGGYFTTVACYIMGMKHFHSAVRPAITTAFLGYAFVVIALLYDLGHPLRLPFMFFFPGTTSVLFEVGLCVATYVSVLLIEFSVAPLEWMSCRYPWLIKVRKIVVKCTIPLTIFGVTLSTLHQSSLGSLYLISPGKVFPLWYSPFMPMFFFVSSMAAGASMVIFEGMLAHRGVHHYMDKTHLREADDVTFSFARAASFILFAYFMLKLIDMLVQANFPYLFTGYGAWWLVEMLGFVLMPALIYAKGARDRNLTLCRIGATNTVLGIVLNRFNVSMIAFNYNLPSAERYFPSIWEICISMFVVTMIVTVYRFIVYNMPVLYEHPDFKGEH